In Meles meles chromosome 2, mMelMel3.1 paternal haplotype, whole genome shotgun sequence, the sequence GCTTCGTGTCCGCCTACCTGTCTCAGCCGCTGCTTGATGGCTTTGCCATGGGGGCCTCAGTGACGATCCTGACTTCCCAGCTGAGGCACCTGCTAGGCGTGCGGATCCCACGGCACCAAGGGCCGGGCATGGTGGTCAGCACGTGGCTGAGCCTGGTACGTGACGCTGGGCAGGCCAACCTGTGCGACGTGGTCACCAGTGCCACGTGCCTGGCCATGCTGCTGGCCGGCAAGGAGCTCTCTGAGCGCTGCCAGCGTCGCCTGAAGGTGCCCCTGCCCACGGAGCTAGTGGTCATCGTGGCGGCCACAATGGTGTCCCATTTTGGGCAGCTCCACGAACGCTTTGGCTCCAGCGTGGCCGGTGACATCCCCACGGGCTTCGTGGCCCCCCGGGTGCCAGACCCGGGGCTGATGTGGCGTGTGGTGCTGGACGCAGTGCCACTGGCCCTCGTGGGCTCCGCCTTCTCCATCTCTCTGGCCGAGATGTTCGCCCGGAGCCACGGCTACTCCGTGAGGGCCAACCAGGAGCTGCTGGCCGTGGGCTGCTGCAACGTGCTGCCAGCCTTCTTCCACTGCTACGTCACCAGCGCCGCGCTGTCCAAGACCCTGGTGAAGACGGCCACTGGCTGCCGCACACAGCTGTCTAGCGTGGTCAGTGCCGCCGTGGTGCTGTtggtgctgctggcgctggcgcCGCTCTTCCGGGACCTGCAGAGGTGCGTGCTGGCCTGCGTCATTGTCGTCAGCCTGCGTGGCGCCTTGCGCAAGGTCAGGGACGTCCCGCAGCTGTGGCGGCTCAGCCCCGCCGACGCGCTGGTCTGGGTGGCCACCGCAGCCACCTGTGCGCTGGTCAGCGTCGAGGTGGGGCTGCTGGCCGGCATCCTCCTGTCCCTGCTCAGCCTGGCTGGACGCACCCAGCGCCCACGCGCTGCCCTGCTCGCTCAGATTGGGGACTCTGGCTTCTACGAGGATGCGGCGGAGTTTGAGGGCCTGGTCCCCGAGCCTGGGGTGCGGATATTCCGCTTTGCGGGGCCGCTCTACTATGCTAACAAGGACTTCTTTCTGCGGTCCCTCTCCAGCCTCACGGGGCTGGATGCGGGGCATGCGGCCACCAGGAAGAAGGAGCGGGGCCTGGAGGCCAGGGTCAGTGAGGGACACCCTGTTGAGGGCgtggacctgggcccagggaccAGCACGGCGGCCCTGGTATCCACGGCAGCCAGCTTCCACGCCGTGGTCATCGACTGTGCACCCCTGCTCTTCCTGGATGCAGCCGGTGTGGCCACACTACGGGACCTGCGCCGAGACTATGCAGCCCTGGGCATTACGCTGTTCCTGGCCTGCTGCAGCCCCTTGGTGCGGGACACCCTGAGGAGAGGCGGCTTCCTTGGGGAGGACCAGGGTGACCTGACTGAGGACGGGCAGCTCTTCCACAGCGTGCATAGTGCCGTGCAGAGGGCCCGAGCCTGCCACAGGGTGCTGGCAGCCACGGACTCCGCCCTCTAGCAGAGCCTCCCTTCTGCCCCAGTAGCTCTCAGCAGATATGCGCACACCGTTGGTCACCGACACCAGTTGCCACAACTCCTCCAAGACTGATGCTGTGCCCCTCTGCCCTGGAGGGAACACACAGAGGCCCCTGACACTTAAACATCCAAGAGCGACTCCCTTGAAACAAACCGCCCCAGTGCCACCCCGGGCCACAGGCTGAGCATCCGTGGTCCTGCAGGGTCGATTTGACGCTGGGTGTCACGGTCTTATTTGAACAAGGTCCCCGAGGCAATCATGACGCCTCCAAGGTGCCAACAGGATACTGGTCCCTTGCTGCGCCTAGTCCCAGTCCCACTGGGTGAGAGGTGGCAGCTCTGGCCAGGGGCAAGAGGGTCTCTATGTCTTTCAAAGTCTTCCAAACACACACCCAAGTGTTCCTTACGTCCCATGCCTTGGCTGGGCGGAGCCTTGCAGGGCCAAAGGGGAGGGGGTGTGACCAACACAACTTCAGCCCAGCCCCTGGGCAGTCTTCCTGCAAAGCCTGACCCACCAGTGCACCCCACGAGGTCTGTGGGTACATGGCTGCTGGGCCAGCCACAAAGCTGGTGCACTGGGACACCCACCTACCCCCGAAGCCTCTAAGTGATGTCCAGCGGGCTGCCAGCTGTGCCCAACCCAGGGGCCGCCCAGTGCCCACCACAGCCCCACACTGCATGGCCCGCACACCCGGACAGAGTCCTCCTCTTGGCTTCGGTCTTCACCTCCATAAAGCGGGCTCTGCCAGCTGCCCCCGTCACTCACCTGGCTGTGATGAGCTCCAGCAGCCAGTGGGTCCGGACCTGCTCAATGCCACCATGAGGGACAGCACCCACATAGGCCAGGTTAAGCTGCTGGTCCCAGCTGAGGTCATACTGGTCAGCCTGGCTGTGAGGCAGTGGGGGGCTGGGGACAGAAAAAGGGGGATGGGGCATGAGTCCCATGGACAGGCCCAGGCTTGCCCAGGACACCCATCTCCAGCAGCTGGACAGAAAGTGCCTGCCAGGGAATGTTACTGTCCCTGATGTAATAAAATGACCCCTCACACCAGGAATGTCAGGAAGTCTCCTGTTTATGGAAAGCAGGAGCTCCCTGAGGGGAGAGGACCACATCCCAGTaccctgctccttccccttcaGCCAGGTGCTCTTAGCCAGAAGCAGGCCACAGAGGGGGTGGGAGCCACAGGGGGGTGGGAGCCACAGGGAGGTGGGAGACAGGGGCAGGTCTGAgacacagcagggtgggagacAGGCCCATGGTAGGGATGTGTGAGTCACTGTGGCTGCCCCCTCAGGAGGGTCCTGGTCTGCTGCCTCTCCTGCACCCGGCCTGCCCCAGGTGGCTGGCAGGCAAACTCAGGGCCTGTCCAGAGGCCTCTGGCACCCACTCAGAAAACCCTTCTTGGCACCCAAAACACTGCCTGGAGCCCGCAGACAGAGAAAACTCCGGGTCTGACTGACGAGGGACCCTGAGGGTAAGGAGTAAACTAGCCAGCGACGGGTTTGGGCTCGTGTAGCGGTCCTCGGAGCGCCTAAGGTGGGTCCTGGGCGTGAGAGGGGAAGGGTCTCTCCAGTGCAACCAGGCGGGCCCAGAGCGTGTTCCGGGTTCAGGAGGAGCACGCGGCGGGATGGAAGCGAGATGGGCCtctcgggcctcagtttcctcgcaCGGAGCGCTCACCAGAAGCCGGTGCTCCTCCAGAAGGGCCGCAGGGGCCGCAGCGCGCGGGCCGCGTCCACCAGCACGAGGTACGGGGTCTCTGCCAGGGCCCGGGGCGTGGCCAGCAGCGCGGCCAGCAGCGTGAGCAGCGGGGTGCGGGAGCGCGGTGCCCGCATGACTGGGCGGGCGCGGGGGCGCACAGTCACCGCAGGCCCGGAGGGTCGTCTGTGCTCCGGGAGCCGAGGGCTGCGCGGCGCCGACCCGTTCTACCTCCGGGTTGCACGCCACGTGACCTCCGCGGCGGGTTCTCAGAACCCGGGCCGGGCGGGCCTTGCGAGGGGCGGGGCCTGCGAGGGGGCGGAGATTGGGGGGGCGGTCCCCGCTGGGCTCTAGCCTGCGGATCGTGGGTCGCGGCGCCTTCCCAGCTCGCGGGCCTCCTCTGCTGAAGTGGGGCTGTGCGCGGACGCGTCCTGCAGGAGCGCTGCGCCGTCCCGGGCCTGAGCGAGCTCTTTTCTGGTTCGCGCTTCGGAGGGTCGCCCCGGAGACCGGCCGGGAAGTAGCCGAATGCGCGGGTCAGGCGGCCACTCGATGGCTCTGACCTGCGATGGCTGGATGGTGCGCACAAGTGGTCAGACGGGGGCACGTTCGGAAGATGAGCGCTAGGACCTCCATTGGATGGGATGCAGGGAGTGGGAGAATCAAAGCAGAGCCCGTGCAAGGTGGGCTTGGCTCGGGGAAGTGACAAGAAGCAGGTGCGGTCAGGGCGCAGGCCGGCTGGGAGAAACCGAGTGGACCTTGCAGACAGCTGGGTGGCCCGGCCTGGCTGTGCTCATCCTTACACTCCACGTGCAGGCGCACGCGTGGTGAGCACCGTGGCTTCCACAGTTGGACGTGTCCCCACCCTGTGAGCTGGCTCCCGCCGCCATCCTTTGGGAAGCCCCAGAACCCCTCCCTGAAGGCCGCCTAGCGACCAGCCCCTCAGGCTGGCGACAGAGCAGTGTCTGCAGAGGTAAGAGCGCAGGGCTGGCTAGCACTACTGGAAGCTCCCCAGCCACGGATCTGGGGGGCCTGGAAGCCGcgggggaggcacagagaccgCTGCCCAGGCACATGGCTGTGAAGGGCTGAAGCCAAAGGCCAAGGAAGCATTTTCAGAGCTCACTGACTTTTCAACAGAAGCAACAGAAACCAGTACACAGTGAGAGGAATGCTTCAAAGTCCTGGAAACACACAACTGGGGAGCTAGAATTCTGAACCTAGCAAGAAGtttacttcaaaagaaaaggTCAGATAAAGACTTTGCGGAGAAATGGACTCTAGAGACCCCCGTTGCCACTGGCCCTCACCTGAGGAGACAGTAACTGGGGCCCTCAAAGCAGAATGACCCCCACAGCCCAGAGCTTCAGGAACAGTGTGTTGTATATAAACCTAAtgaaaagtgctttttaaaaccAGAACAGAATATCTTCTGGGACTTAAATACCCCAGGGAATTGAAACGTATGACAATAGCACAGAAGTTGTGAGCAGAATAATTGCAGTGTGACTGGCTGGCCCACAGCCAGACCCTGGGCCTCATCCCAGGACCTCTGAGTGTGACCTTTCATGGTGAAGGGACTTGCAGGTGAGATTAAGTGAAGGATCTTGACATGGGGAGATAATCCCGGATGATCCCAACTGGGACCTGTATGTCATCACTGGCTCCTTGTAGGGGGAGGCGGAGGGAGACTTGACACGGGAGTGGCTGCGTAAAGACCTCGGAAGAGAGGTGTACTGTGTACTCAGGCTTTGTTCAGACCGGGTACggtaagacacacacacagggagatgATTGCAATGAAGGGAGAAGTTCATATTCACGGATACGAGGAGACAGCAGGCTGGGCACTTGGGCCATGGCCACACAGGAACACCAGGAGTGGGGAGAgatcagcagagagcctcatggCAAGTTTGCATTACAGAGAGGCTGAACACATCTCCCCTTCAGGacagggaaggacagagaaagcTTTTCAGGTTGGTGTAGGTGAGAGTTGGGCAAAGGGCCCTTAATTAAGGGAGCTTAAGGCCTGGGGCAAGATAAACACTCATCTTGGGGTCCATTCCTTGAAATGGGATATGATGAGGAGTTGTTTAACAGGATCATTATGTCCCTCAGTGAAACCGGTTCTGTGGAACCTCTCAGAAACATGGCGGTTTCATGTGACGTGTGTCTTGGTTATGGTATTGGTCATGTTTCTAACTCCAAAAGGTAAGTATGTCTTGGTCACGACTCATATTGTGGCCTTCGTGTATCTGGACGCATGTGTGATTTCAAGTTACATTTTTGGCCTCTGTGAGTCAAGAGAGTCCCAGTGTTCTCTACTCTGAAGGGGACAGTTCTTACGCAGTGGTCTGACAGTGTGTCATCAGTGTGAAGATGGGCCAGTGTTGCCCAGAGCACCCACTGCTCAGGTACCTGTGTGAAGTTTGGCTAAAGTGCTGGCCTTGGGTCCTGTCCATGTTCAGGGATGTCCTGGCAGTAGGACTCCAGTGGGGTTGGTCACACATGGTCGCTGGTGGTGCTGTTCACATGGCCTGCCTGCTCCTGAGCCTCCAAGTCCCAAGGGGCTCCCAGGCAGCCAGCAGCCTGGGGAGGAATGTGTTGCCAGTGGAACCCAACAGGACTCAAAGCTGTTGGACCTCTATGTCCTAATGAGTGTGTCCCAGGAACCCCTTGGAGGAGGGCACCATGTTAGAGAGAGGTGGCTGTGTCAGGATCTCATATGGGGGTTGGTGCTATGGTGCAGCTCTGGGCAGCCAGGAGAGCTGCACTGTGTCCCCTCAGGTGTGGAAGTAGCCGCTGCAGATAGGCCATCGAAACAAGCCAGAATCGGACATTTTCAGCCCATCAGTACTAGCAAATGTTCACTGGTTGGGTGGGTACAATCTGAATGGTGTTGGGTACTAGGTGTGCAACCCCTGATGGGCGGGACCACATCATGgacggggcaggggaggggttcTGGTAATCCACCACTAGTTGCTCCGAATTTTTCCAGGTGAAAGAACACACAAGATCAGGCCTGTATcttctccccctctttttctttttttttctttctggttttaggGTTTTCACCCCTGCCTCTGGCTGATAGGAGGAAACTAGGAGGGAAGGGCCTGCAGGAGCCTCCCTGGGATGGCTCCAACCCAGCGGCATCCCTTCCCCTTGTTTCTTCTCTTAGGGCAGgatcttcttttttccctcttaaacAAAATCAGGCCTGTATcttctcccctcttttttttttcccccctcccctgcctgtatttgcttattttcttccttcccgaTGCTCTGGCATCTGGGGCCTTGGTCCCGGAGAAGTGCTCCTCCAAGGGCTACACGGTTCCTGGAGGGAGCCCACACCCCCAAGCCACCCTTTATTTCTCTCGCATGCCAAGCCAACACCCTCCTTGCCACAGATCATGCCAAGGCCAGATACTGGACAACTAGGGACGGCCACTTAATAGCCCAGGCCTGCCAAAATTATTCAAACTGCCTGATCCTAAACTTactccctgtgcctgctgctcaCGGTTTCCTTCCTATGAAAACCCCAATAAAGGCTCTGGGCTAcattccctttgctcctccttcTGCTTTCTGATTCCAACTGGAGCTTCCTCCTGTGGCTTTGCGTGGTGTAGGGTACCTGATTCTCTTAGGAAATATAAGTAATAAATTATTCTTCCAAAGGCAGGTGTTTGCATTTCTGTCACCTTAGTCTATCTGATTAAAACAAATCCCTGGGATggggggcctaggtggctcagtcagtgaagcatctaccttgggttcaggtcatgaactccgggtcctggaattgaaccccgtGTCGGgggtccctgctcggtggggagtctgcttctccctctgccccagctcgtgctcactccctcaaataaacaaaatctttttttttttttaagattttatttgtttatttgacacagagagagagatcacaagcaggcagagaggcaggcagagagagaggaagaagcaggctccctgctgagcagagagcctgacatggggttcgattccaggaccctgagaccatgacctgagccgaaggcagaggcttaacccactgagccacccaggaacccccaaataagcaaaatctttaaaaaaaaatcctgggtaCACAGTTTAGAGTAAAGATGCTGTGCATTGATGGTGGAAGAAGGGGTCATGAGCACCGGACTGCAAAGAAAACAGCTCCAGAAGGTAGAGAAAGCCAGCAGGAGGCCTCTAAAGGGAGCGTGTTCTGCCCGCACCTTGAGCACATGGAAGGCCTTCTGCTCTTGGTTCAGGGCTGTCGAGCCCAGTGGAGAAGAGACCCTGTGGCCCTGGCCAAAGACGGACATGGATTCCCATGGGGCCTTAGTCATATGATCAGATGGCTTTGTCAACTTCGCTAAAGGAAGATGCTAGGACCACAGCAGTTCCCACACTGCCTCGGGCTCCCTCTGTCACACTTCCCCTCTTCTGGGTGGttctggggaggtggggaagcctTTTCTGGATCTGCCCAAGGGGAAGCTGAGTGGTGGAAGCATCGGCTGGGGTTTACTGGACTGTATGCACATTGTTCTTGGTCACTTCTTTGCGAACTTAATGCCAGACACCCTGGCACAGAGGACAGCTTCC encodes:
- the SLC26A1 gene encoding sulfate anion transporter 1 codes for the protein MEVFAEGALQGTGPVLVRRRPPGSLGLREMLKARLWRSCTCSTQRASTLVQDLLPATRWLRQYRPREALVGDVMSGLVIGIILVPQAIAYSLLAGLQPIYSLYTSFFANLIYFLMGTSHHVSVGIFSLLCLMVGQVVDRELLLAGFGPAQEGPGPGDNSSTINASAAVAGLRPQDCDQDCYAIRVATALTLVAGIYQVLLGMLRLGFVSAYLSQPLLDGFAMGASVTILTSQLRHLLGVRIPRHQGPGMVVSTWLSLVRDAGQANLCDVVTSATCLAMLLAGKELSERCQRRLKVPLPTELVVIVAATMVSHFGQLHERFGSSVAGDIPTGFVAPRVPDPGLMWRVVLDAVPLALVGSAFSISLAEMFARSHGYSVRANQELLAVGCCNVLPAFFHCYVTSAALSKTLVKTATGCRTQLSSVVSAAVVLLVLLALAPLFRDLQRCVLACVIVVSLRGALRKVRDVPQLWRLSPADALVWVATAATCALVSVEVGLLAGILLSLLSLAGRTQRPRAALLAQIGDSGFYEDAAEFEGLVPEPGVRIFRFAGPLYYANKDFFLRSLSSLTGLDAGHAATRKKERGLEARVSEGHPVEGVDLGPGTSTAALVSTAASFHAVVIDCAPLLFLDAAGVATLRDLRRDYAALGITLFLACCSPLVRDTLRRGGFLGEDQGDLTEDGQLFHSVHSAVQRARACHRVLAATDSAL